The region GCTATTTGTGGGGGATTCCTTTAGTTGGGCAGGGGGACAAGAGGGAAATTATACGGCTTTACTGGAAAATCAGCTTCAGAATACCCCGAATTTACCCCCGGTGGAAGTCATTAATACAGGCTATCCCATGACGCATACGGGAGAGCAGTTGATCGTGTTACAAAAGTATGGCTTGCAATATAATCCCGATCTGGTTGTGTTGGGCTTTTTTGCCGGGAATGATTTTATTGACGCCGATCCCTATCGCAAGCGGATTGTTGTGAATGATACCCAAATTGATATTGATAAACGACGGGAAGTTCGATTTCTAGGGTATCCGATTATTGGGCGATCGCGCTTGGTCTTGTTCGTTCAACAAAAGTATCAGGTTTTCCGCGAAATGATGAAAATTGAGCAGGCGGCTCACGCCAATGAGTCTGCTCCTATTACGTTTTCGGAAGAAACTTTTTTACAAATTGAACTGGCTCGGATGGAGTTTTGCCATCTAGAAAAGCAAAGTCAGGGATACTATCAAGCCAATATTGATTATATCTTAAATAGCGTTTCCCAAATGAACGAAATCTTGAAAGCTCGCGATATTCAGTTTATCGTTGCGCTTTATCCAGATGAGTTTCAAGTCAATTCCGAACTACAAAACACCTTATTTGAACGCTTCGATCTCAATCGAGAAGATTATGATTTAGAATGCTTTCAAAAGATTTTAATCGAGCATTTAGAAAAAGAAAATATTCCCTATCTTGACTTGCTTCAACCCTTCCAAGCCGCCAGCCAGACTCAATCTCTTTACCTTCTGCGCGATACCCACTGGAATGCAGAGGGAAATCAACTGGCAGCCAATCTTTTATATGAATATTTACTAAAAACGGTTGACAGTCTTCCCTCTCCCTAAGTTAAGGATAGTCGCGTAGGTTGAGTTGAGGTATGAAACCCAACATAACCCTAGCTATTTGGCTTATAAAACACCTTGATAAACGCCCACGACAACCGCGATAGATAGCGCCCAGAGATAATAAGAAAAATAGCGAAATTTAGCGCGATAAAGTAAATTCAACACCATTTGCAGCGCAAAGACTCCCACAATTGCCGATACCACAAAGCCAACAAATAGCGGTAAAATTCCGACGCTAGCAATTGCATTCGTTCCCATCACATCCAAGGTTTGAAGTAAAGTCGCTCCGAGGATAGTAGGAAAGGCGATAAAAAAGCTAAATTCCGCCGCCCAACGACGCTTTAAGCCCGTTAATAGGGCAAAAGAAATCGTCATTCCACTGCGACTTAAACCCGG is a window of Desertifilum tharense IPPAS B-1220 DNA encoding:
- a CDS encoding SGNH/GDSL hydrolase family protein, which codes for MTQWLVLLVLWVGVPLLMVELVMIFFEPVLFNKTFYQYDPDMGFRVRPYTLGSNQFGFNDRDYSLEKDPSAFRMLFVGDSFSWAGGQEGNYTALLENQLQNTPNLPPVEVINTGYPMTHTGEQLIVLQKYGLQYNPDLVVLGFFAGNDFIDADPYRKRIVVNDTQIDIDKRREVRFLGYPIIGRSRLVLFVQQKYQVFREMMKIEQAAHANESAPITFSEETFLQIELARMEFCHLEKQSQGYYQANIDYILNSVSQMNEILKARDIQFIVALYPDEFQVNSELQNTLFERFDLNREDYDLECFQKILIEHLEKENIPYLDLLQPFQAASQTQSLYLLRDTHWNAEGNQLAANLLYEYLLKTVDSLPSP